Within Trachemys scripta elegans isolate TJP31775 chromosome 12, CAS_Tse_1.0, whole genome shotgun sequence, the genomic segment aggatggggtatgaggagctggctccaggaggggtaTGGGGTACAGACTAAGTGCTGGGgcatgggtttggggtgcaggagggggtatgaggTGCTGGGGCCAGGAGGGGGCAGCACTTACTTCAGGGCCCCCCCGGCCCAGCGCCACTTCCAGAAGGGGCCAATgcaacccagatgcctctctctgCAAAGCCTCatccccgcaactcccattggccacagttccccattcccggccaatgggagctcgaGGGCGGTGCTTGCAGACAGTAGCAGCATATGAggacctcttctccccccagcggggctgcaggggggtgctggctgcttctgggagtggtgtggggctggggcaggcagagaTCCTGCCAGTGCCTTAGCGGCAACCCCGCCCGCCAGAGATCAGGGAGCCACACTTCAGATCCATGGGAGTGGCCACTGGCTTGCAGGGCCTTGCAGTGAAGAACACTGATGTGAGCTCATgaaatccaccccctccctcaatgtggagcgGGACATGCACGGCTTTCGGCCCCAAGTTataatttccccccacacactggttttagacaaaacaaaactaatttataaaatacaaaagatagattttaggtGATTATAAGgtatagcaaacagatcaaagtagattatcTAGCAAATAAGACAAATacacaatctaagcttaatatactaaagaaactggttacaagtagcAAATTCcaaccctaaatgttgttttaggcatattgcagagattcttgaaggcCAGTTGCATTTGCCTGCAGCTTAAAACTTCAGATATTTCATTCAGAGGCTACACAGCCTTCCAGCCTGAGCTCAGTCCTCATGCAGTCTATGTTTCTCAGATGTTTACAGCAGTCATCCTGGacggggattcagtgaagaaagaACCATGATTACGTCACTTCCCTACGTTcaataggttttacatatggtgggaatcctttgtcttccagtgtgATTCCCACCCCTGgacagtggaaaaatactgatattatcatggagtccagtaccaggtggcTTGATCACATGATCCTGCAGCCATAACATAAAGACTCTTTGCAGTGTTCCCAGGAAGGCTTGCCTAGGAAGGCTTCCTGGTGAGAGATTAGCTTCTTCTAAGAATTTACCAGCCAGCAAtgtagactgattgcattctgtctaatgggtgttccccaggtgtaaacgcATTTGTAATAGGTGCATagacaatatttctaacttcagatacaaaaatgatacatccaTACAAATATGATAACCATGTTtaataaatcataacctttccaatgatatctcacatgccttatcttgcacAAGATACTTCATAATTGTGCCATACTAATatcataatattactatgaaTAATATGGGGCATaatgccacccccacccccagtgaatTCCCACTGCTGCATGTACCACCCATATCCCATCACCTCacccccagtgacctcacactgctgcaggtacctcccccatcccagcaccAAGCCCCGAGTGGGCATCACAGATTTGCACAGTTCTCACAGGGATGCCCCACCCGGTCCCATCTAACCCCATCCCCCCATGACTGATCGATCCCCAAACAGGAGTTTGCTTTCCCTTCTGTCTCTCCCCTGCATCACAGCTGAGGAATAAGGCCAAGATGACCCAGACTGTGGGCACCATCTCcctgtcccaggagatggtgaagAAGGGGACAGTGTGCAGCGTGGCTGGCTGGGGCCAGACCAGTATGAAGACAAATGCCCAGCCCTCCCGAACCCTGCAAGAAGTGGAACTGACGGTCATGGGGAAATGTATGTGTCTGTCTCGGCCCTATCTGCACTATGTCCCGTCCAGAATGCTGTGCGTGGGGGACCCCCAGGAGAGAAAGGCACCATTCCTGGTGAGTGTGGGACAGGGACACGTGGTGCCCCAAGGTGCTGCTAGAACAGGAGACCGACAGGGCTCAGCAGAATGGGGAGAGTCAGGATCCATGGTGAGCCAGGCAGATCCTGAGAACCAAGAGTCAGAATTGGCCAGATCTAGGAATCAGGAATGGAGGCTAGAAATCAGGGACAAGAACCAGGCAGATCTTTCAAATGAGGAATGTATCCTAATAATTTGGGAACTGGCTAGATCCCAGAAATCAGGGACAGAAATCATCTGATGTTCAACAGGTTCTAGAAATCAGGGACAAGAATCAACCACATCCTAGAAATCAGGGATGGATCTTAATGGTGAGAGATAGATCCCAGAAATCAGGGTTGGGAATCAGATGGATCCTAGGagtcagagaggggaattgctgAATAAAGAACCCAAGATTCGATCTGAGAAATCAGCAGAAAATACAGAAATCAAGGGCAGGAGTCAGCCAGATGCTGGATATCAAGATTTGGAATCAGGGGAGGGAACTGAGCAGGTTAAAGACATTGGGGATGGATTCTAGAAATCAGACACCGGAACTGGCCAGATCCTAGAAATCAGgtatggggctggctggctccctgGGGTGGAAGCCTTAGGTGGGTCCTGGGAGTAACTTGATTGTGAgtccccaggaaaggggataCAGAGCTGAATTTCAGGACCCTGGATACAGAATGCAGCTGGCCCTTTGCTTGGTCATCGGTAACCCTGCACCTGGTGTTTGCTTTTCAGGGTGACTCCGGGGGCCCGCTTGTCTGTAATGGGAAGGCTACTGGCATTGTCTCCCATGGCACTGGTGACGAGTCAACTCCCAGTGTGTTTACCAAGCTCTCCAAATACGTATGCTGGATCAAGAAAACTCTGCGCAAGCTGAAGCCTTAGAGGGGAGTGTCCCTCTCTAGTGTGAGTGGAGAGATAGATGGGTATTGCAGAGcgatggctggctggctggatattgcagatggatggatggatggatagatgtgtagccaatgattttagttttttGCTCATTtcttgtgtgatgttatgattaattaACATGTTATGCCGTACATAATCCTTCTATGCTCAGTAGAGTTAAGTTGTAGcattatagaagtataagattgatcagtcGTCGAAGTGATAATTAGGTATTAGGTATCTAAATAAGGAGGTCTCAAAcgcaaggcctacaggctgaggcctgtaagattttagcttagccatatTAGGCCATAGGCTTAAGCAATGCTTGACATCagtaagtgaccaaagaatgaCCCTATGCCACAAGATAATGGGAAAAGATGTACCCATGGAGGATATTGTAAAAATTAACAGTAAGAGTAGTTTTTGCTTACAAAATATCCAATAGTCAGATTTTTCTACCGCATGTCCTAACCGCAAGGTGTACTATGTGTGGAAATGCTAATGAGGAATAGTTGGAATCGCGTTATAAAAAGAGGGTGCCCAGATTAGGAAAACTGAGCTCCCTATTGGATACCCCAGCAGGAGCCACCCCTCCATTGATGCCAGCAGCTAGAGGACagggagtgaaattaacaagcaaACATGGCGGAGATGAAGGCGCCAACAGAGCTgagatactacagcaatgggtAACACAGTCAGGGGatgggtggagggaaggaggggataggtggggaaggagggaatgatggagacTTGCATATATGTAGGGAGAGCAGGAGGGATAGAAGGCAGGATGGATAGATAGAAGGGGTGAATGGACATGGAGGATGTAGGAGAAACAGagatctagaatcatagaatatcagggttagaagggacctcaggaggtcatctagtccaaccccctgctcaaagcagaaccaatccccaactaaatcctgaGACACACTGCTATAAGAGGCCTGGAGTAAAGTCTAAGGCCTGAAATAAAATCAGACTCTGCTGATACAAAGtaaatttagcaagattcaggCTACAAGCAAAAGGGAAGCCCTGTGACTAAACAGATGCCTGCTTCAGGATCACTATCGGATACATGAACTTACCAAGGACAGGGCGGGCTTGGCAAAAACACAAGCACACCTAGGCAATAAGTattcacacaaacacattccagaaggatcGTGCCTGAACACCCCAATAAAAGTTAAacactgtgatgggttccctcATCAGGACCCGCTTGGGACTGTCACTTGATgcgctgagataccactgagcctaaCTTTTCTCCCAGCCTGGGCACCCCTTgtctctgtcttgctgagccagacactccaggcctcctccagcacagacacagagactgggccacacccctctgcagaaTACAGATACTAAGTTTAGCTCAGCTCTGGGAAGGTTCAGTTAATAGGGACTTTTCTCAGCACCCAATTGTACAGCCCCAATGggacctgcaccccagaaagATCTGCCTTACACTGTATAAAGTTTAATACAGTCTAAGTTCATATTGTTCGCCCTCTTTTTCGAAGTAAGGAGAGATATACACAGACTGTTTTGCCCTCCAGGTAGCAATTACTTacactgggtttattaataaacagaagtgattttattaagtataaaagagAGGATTTAAGTGGTCATAAGAGAtaacacagaacaaagtaagttactaagcaaaataaaacaaacacgtGAGGCTAAGCTTAACACACTAAGAAACTCGTTACATGTAATATCTCAGCCTccaagatgttccaataagcttctttcacagactagagtCACTTCTAACCCAGGTCCAATCCTTTCTCCTGTTCAGTCTCtcttagttccagcagacatcttaagTGATAAGCAGGGGCATCTTCATGACTGGCCGCCTTCTTGTTAGGTTTCCcacccttatatagcttttgcagaaggtgggaatcctttgtttgagTTTAAACCTTTTCCATGTCTCTGGTGGCAAAATACCACATCCAAGATGGATTCCAGCATCAGGCGACACAGACAGAGGTCtttgcacacccccccccccgccccttcttaCAGGCATTCCATAGACatacaggaaaacaaaaccatCCACAGCCTATTGTTCTGGTAAATGGGGCAATCAAGTTGCTAACGTACTAATGACCCTCACCTAGTACGACTACATCAGTAACACATGTTTATACTTCATATTCCTAACTTTAAATATAAGAATAATACATGCTACAAATAGGATTAACACAGTcagtagatttcagagtagcagctgtgttagtctatatccgcaaaaagaacaggagtccttatggcatcttagagactaacaaatttatttgagcataagctttcgtgttcTCTCTATGTGTATacatatctccttactatatgttccattctatgcatccgatgaagtgggctgtagcccacgaaagcttatgctcaaataaatttgttagtctctaaggtgccacaagtactcctattctttattcagtagattataacttTTTCAATAATACCTTATGTGGTGAATGAGGTGGGAGGACACCATTTCTCTGGACATTCCAGCCATTCAGCTAGCTAAAATCTTTTCTCAGTAGTGTTAACTCTTTAACCTAACCTTAATTGCCTTGCCTACAAGGGTTAAAACCATAGACAGTGAATCAGAGACAGACCCCAGGACGAGAGGGATGCTATCCCAGTCCCAGGAATGCTTAGGGAAGCAGGAAGTAAGTTGGCAGAATGCCAGGAGAGCCAATGAAAACAGAGTGTGGGCTTTTGAATTGGGAACAGCAGCCCTTCCTCTTTCCTATTGGCTGGGGAAGCTGTGCTCTGTGGTTTTAAACCCTTTTTTTAGTTGCTCTATAACACCTAGCAACCAAGCAATGTTCTGCCAGacctgttttctttttgtttaataaaaatcactcttTTAAGATCATGATCTGACTCCTGTGTCCTAGAAGGTGGAGGTTCTGTGTGAATGTGTTTAAGATCGCACAACCAGCTACTAAGAAGAATTAAGAAATTGAAGTTTCATGTTCAGCTAATATCAACAGCTGGGTTTTTCCAAGCTCTCTCCAGAGGGAGTGTAATGGCGtgatttagaaaaaatattaaaggacCCCTGCTAAAGAAAACACAGGCACAGATTATCCCTGAGTCAAGGGGAGAATATGGGGGCATTAGTGCCTTTTGGATAGTGGGATGGGGCCATCACAGCCCCTCGGGAAGGGacaccagccctgctcctagcCTGTTTAGATTTTTTCTTACAGTTGTGCAAGAACTCTGAGTAACACAGAGATCATCTTATGCACCTACATATGAATGgacttcctccttctcccctctggTTAGCTAAAGAGTCACCAAAAGACTGACCAACGCACTGCTCTCCTATGCAGGATGACCCATTGTCCAGCTCTTGTGTGCATGGTTCAAGAAAGacgttgataaactggagaggggtcagagaagagccacaggaattatcaaaatattttggagaaCCCCCCCCTTACACTGAGAAAATCAAgatcagggttctcaaactgggtgtcgGGACCCCTCAGcaggtcatgaggttattacatgggggattgcgagctgtcagcctccaccccaaatcctgctttgcctccagaatttataatggtattaaatatattaaaaagtgtttttcatttataagggagtcacactcagaggcttgctgtgtgaaaggggtcaccactacgaaagtttgagaaccactgctcaagATCAACTGGTTTCAAATTCAGAGGGACTATAAaggattctgtttgtttttctttcttaatgaGTGTTTCATGGTATGAGTTTTTAACAGGGACTGTAACTAACCAGTGTTAACCAGTGTAAtcatttaccaaaggtcacagtggattctccatcactggccatttttaatcaagactggatttttaaaagttttgctgtAGATCAGAAGGAATTATCTGGgggacattctctggcctgtgttatacaggaggtcacacaaGATCACAATGATCTTGGAAACTATCTATGAATCATTGTGCTGTACAGCAGAGGGAGGAAAACACCCACGGAAAGGAGTAAGGCCCTATCTGGGGCGTAACTTTGAAATATTATAAGAATTTGCTGAAAAGGGGGAATCCCAGGTGCCTAGGCTGGGCTGAGACAGAAAAAAGGTTGCTGGAATGAATGAAACATACAAATAAGAAAAGGGTTAAAGAGTTTTTTATGCACTGACAACATTTACTGGGTACGGATGGAAATAGCAGGAAGCTCAGATCTGCCCTGGCAAATGACCCTGGAGACAAAGGTCAGTATTTGGGATATAAGAAATTGCTGAGTGCATCAGATAAGATGCTGAAGTCCAGAAGAGAGGGTATCTTAagtcgatttacctggccatgaggacagcggcgagtcgactgctgccgctcccccgtcgagtctgcttccgcctctcgctgcggtggaggtggagttccggagtcgatggcagagcgattggggatcgatttgatcgcatctacactagacgtgataaatcgatccccgatagatcgatcactacctgccgatccggcgggtagtatagtcgtagccaaaatcccattgactttcagtgggtaTTGGGCCCCTAACACCCCTTTGAAATTCTCAACCCATCCTGCCAAGTACTGGGGCTCAATTCCATGGAAGTTCAGCACCCAGCATCTCCCAGTGGAGGGATGTGGGGAGATTTTCACAAGCACCGAATATGCATTGGGCCCCCTAGCTCCTTCTCAGGTCTTTTCCCATGGCCGTCACCTCACAAACCCAGACGCTAAGTTCTTCTTAACCAATCAAGAAATCCCCTAATTGCCTTTGGTGATCTGAACCTTACTGAACAGAACAACTTTGTCAGTAATTGACATAGATAAGGGCTGGGGCTCAGCTGTTCCACCAGAGAACGATCCAGTCCCCCGGATGTCCTACTATGTTCATTTATGTTCATGAACCATCAATTATTTCAGGTCTTTAGCACATTTCTCAGACTGCACATCATTAATTCTCTGTGCACTAAGATGCACTTTCCCTTAAGGTGTGCTACGCATGTGGTCTCTACTAATTCTAGTTTGGGTGAGCACTATATTAAAGGATCAAAAGCAGTCACCTCAAGTTATCGTTGGAGGTTCTCTTAGGCCCTTGACTTAGATGGATGAAGGAGAAACACTCATAGAGCCTGACTTAGTTAAAATCCTTGAGGTCCAACTAGGCCGAGAGCAGAGTCAACAGGAGAACACCCAGATACAGAGATTAAAGGTTAGCAGGACATGAAAAGAAGAGAAAGTCCAGAGGTTCTGGTCCCTGTTTCCCAGGATCTGCCTGGCTTACCATGAATCCTGACTCTCCCCATTCTGCCCAGCCCTACCAGTCTCCTGTTCTAGCAGCAACCTTGCCCCAGGCACTGCGTGCCCCTGTTCCACACTCACCTGGAATGATGCCTTCCTCTCCTAGGGTTCCCCCATGTACAGTATCCTAGATGGGCTGCAGTGCATATAGGGCTGAGACAGACAGACGTCCTTGCCCATTACCTTCAGTTCCATCTCCTGCAGTGTCAGGGAGGGCCGGGTGTTTGCCTTGGTACTAGTTTGGCCCCAGCTGGCCACGCCGCACACAGCCCCCTACTTCACCTCTCACTTGGGCAGGTGAATGGTGCCCACATCATGGGTCAGCCTGGTCTTGTGACTCAGCCgtgatgggggagagagagaagggaaatcaAACTCCTCTTGAGGGATAGATAAGCCCTGGAGGGAGGGGACCAGATGAGACCAAGTGGGGAATCCTCATGACAACCGTGCAACACTGTCATGCTATGTGCCACCTGAAGCACTGCCTCCAGCAGTGTGACatcagtgggggtggggtgatgggatgggggcggtacctgcagcagtgtgaggtcactggggatggggtgaggggatgGGGTAgtacctgcagcagtgtgaggtcactgggggtggaatgatgggatgggggtggaacCTGCAGCAGTGTGAAGTCACTGGGGGTTCGGTGATGGGATGGGATGgtacctgcagcagtgtgaggtcactgggggcAGGGTGATGGGCCAGGGGACgtacctgcagcagtgtgagTGGAGTCATGGGGTGGGGTGGTACCTGCAGCAGCATGATGTCATTGTTACAGGTCTCATTGTTGTATTGTGGGTGGGGGATCCGGTGGCGCATGGAGATTGTCTGTTGTCTGTGTTCTCTAATGATATGGGCTCCCAGTGTGACAGTGATCTTGCTGTAAGAGCCAAATGCAATCCATGGGGCATTGGGGGCAGGAGCATACTGAGGTCGGGGATGGGCACATGTGAGTCTGACCCAGGAACAGTGATAGGGGGAGAGACAACTCAGCTTCTGGCTCAGAAAAACATAGAAACCACTGTACACATTGCCAGCTCCCATCGAGCaccagggctggggcctggctgGCTCAGGAGGGTGGGAAATGACACAAGGGGCCTTTTCCCTCTCGGGGGCACTGGCTGCACCACATAGCATCTGCCCAGTGGCATTGGGGTCCCAGCCTGTGTCATCACCACCCCCTGTGCTGTTCCCTTGAGCTGCTTCCCCCCGGGTCTcagctcctctccactccattgGCCCTTCCCTGGCTAGATCCAGACAGGTTTCTATGcccagctctccccagcccagagtcctgtaGAGCTGTCCTGGGGCTGTGAGCCCCTCCCTCTCCGATCTGGGTAATGGGCCAGACCCCAGCTGCTGTCAACAgccgtagctccattgatttaccCAGCGCTGGATCTGGACCATGGTTTGCAGAGGCCCTTAGAGACACACCGACACCCCCTGAGCAGatcagactcctgggttctgctctccCAGCCTGTTTTACTAactgctccttccctgcaacCTATGATGGCGTCAGAGTTCCCGACTCCCCCATCACCCACTAACCCCGACCTGCCCCGACATCCCCAGCACAGAGGCGCTTACTCTCCATTGCAGTGAGCGGCCGTCAGCACGAAGTTCTCCACCACCAGGAACCCTCCACAGCTGTAATTCTTGTTTCCGCGTTGTATATCCAGATAGGCCATGTAgggtctggagtggggctgggcttCCCGGCCCCCGATGATCTCACCTGGGGAGAGACCAAGTTCATACAAAGAGGTCCATCGTCTCCCTGGGCCAGGCTGGGACCGAGCTCCCCATCCCAAAGAGGAGTCCCCACAGTCAAAACCAACCCTCTGTAATGCTCTCCCTGGGGGATCCCTGTGCCTGGAACCCTGCCCTtcctcagctctgccccaggctggaCACCCCATGGGGCCAGAGGGTAAATCTAAAGCTCAGACATTGTTGGGTGGAGAATTGATGCCAAACACACCAGGAGGGGGTCAGTAATTGCACTGCCTTGAGTTAACAGCTTTGGGGGCCAAAGTGACCCCAGATTAGGCCAGACAGCCCCCAGAAGGGTACTGACAGGTGCAATGTGGAGGCTTCTCCTTCTCCATCAACCCACAGTGACCAGCAAGAGCTGCTCTAAGCATGACCTGCCAAACATTTGGTCTGGTGGAAAATTGTTGTTTTTACTAAAGACATTTTCCCCCCAGAAAACCTCATCTTGAACCTGTCTGAATTATTGTGGTGAAACTGATTCCCCCTCAGCCCTCTTCCCTCCAGGTTTTGGTAATTTTTAAGGgaaaattttcaggttttgttcactgtaaaagaaacttttttggggggtggggtttccCATGGAAAAATAATAAACCTTTTATGATCAGCTCTCAACAAGTCTCCACCCAGATGGGCGGATATATTGGAGAATCCACCTTTAACAAATTGCTGCTACAGTTATGCCGCAGAGTTATGACCaccagaattacaaactgacctgtgtaccacacacctcatttggaacaggCAGAATGCAGTCAGGCATCAgcagagaacaaaagaaaaaagaaaaaaagaagcaaatacagcacagtgctatgttaaatgtaaaccactaaaaaataaaaggaaagtttttaaaaaaaatatgacaaagcaaagaaactgtttctgtgctggtTTCATTTCAATTAGGATGGTTTaatgcaacatttttcttctgcatagtgaagtttcaaagttgtattacatcaatgtttagttgtaaacttttgaaaggaccagcatgttttgttcagagtgatGAACATTTCAAAGTGATGAACAGCCTCCGTTCCCAAGGTGTTCGCAACTCTGAGTTTCTACTGCATTTACATTAGGGTGGCACCTAGACTGAGATCAGGGTacccactgtgccaggcactgcaaaGACCCAcaatcactgccccaaagagcgtcCAGTTCAAACAGACACAGGCAGACTCATTCTTCTCATTATACAAATGGGCAGAGTGAGGCCTGGGAAGATTGTTCCTAAGGGATTTGGGTGCTCAGTTCCCATCAGCACTGCatgaaaatcccagccctagGGAGAGGCCCGATGTCCccacagggagcctgggctgagcTGGGAAATGATCCCAGATTTCTTGGGTCCCAGCCTGGGTGCCTTAGCCCCATGGCTAGCCTCCCTGTGTGGGGTACAGATTGGCAGCGGGGTCCCAAAGAAGCCTGTGGGGGCTGCTCTGAGAGCCCCAGGCACACTCGAGAGGCTGCAGGGTTCACTACAGCCCCCTTGGcctcatgcaatctagctgggtgtggggtctcCGTGTgtagttgtgctgagtgatcacagcacctgaaggggttgctgctggtcactagcaaggcactgTGAGAgaaagcccaggctggagagagttcaggggggcacagtggtcccacagtcccaggctgcacccttgGGAATCCTGTCACAACCTCACAAGGTCTACTTTGTACGAAATGTATCATAGCCCTGTAAAAGGGGTGAAGATAGGGGTACAGACAGTCACAGGCCCCTTGATACCACCCACTgaacccaagctctgagacccccCATTCACCCCAAATCCAGGAGGCCCTGATCCCTGCTGTACTcaccagcccaagccccaggaggCAGGAGAAAGGCCGCAGGGAGCAGGAGCAAGATCTGTACCTGCACATTTGGAGTCAGTGCATCTGTATCTGCTTGTGGGGGGTAGCAGTGGGAGAAAACCTCAGGGTCACCCAGTCAGGCATCTGGCTCAGGTGCGGGACAGCTGGGGATCCTCCAAAGGTGGCTGGATACTGCATGTCTGAGTCCCTGCACAGCTGGATGGATGACACACCACTGGACTGAGAAAACCCCAATGGGGATGTGTCTATCAGGATCCAGGGTGCCGGTTCACATATGGGCAGCTGGCACATCTGGGGCTCTTACTCAGCCAGGCCCATCCTCACTCAGCTCCCTGCCTTTGTCTCTGTGGTGGGGGCTGGCTGATCTCAGTGGCAAGTGGAAACATGACCCTTTGATCTTTCTCATGATTACCCAGTCGTGAGCAGGTTCAGGTTGGGCAGACCAGCTGTCGGCCCCGATCACCGAGACAGTGGCAGGAGGGTTTCTTgatggacatgtctacactacaatcttaagTCAAACTAGATTAGTTTGActtaagattgtagtgtagacatgtccatcAAGtgacttacagccactgcagtaattactgtggtggttgatgtccacactaccctccttctgttggtggtacaccaggagcacttccactgattgaag encodes:
- the LOC117886164 gene encoding mast cell protease 1A-like, giving the protein MLLLLLFPMAFFLPPEAQAGEIIGGQEARPHSRPYMAFVKIEREGKGGSMCGGFLIQDDVVVTAAHCNCNPGNISVLLGAHNFAIDELGRQKISVRRRIPHPEFNDETFENDIMLLQLRNKAKMTQTVGTISLSQEMVKKGTVCSVAGWGQTSMKTNAQPSRTLQEVELTVMGKCMCLSRPYLHYVPSRMLCVGDPQERKAPFLGDSGGPLVCNGKATGIVSHGTGDESTPSVFTKLSKYVCWIKKTLRKLKP
- the LOC117885536 gene encoding mast cell protease 3-like, which produces MRKIKGSCFHLPLRSASPHHRDKGRELNTDALTPNVQVQILLLLPAAFLLPPGAWAGEIIGGREAQPHSRPYMAYLDIQRGNKNYSCGGFLVVENFVLTAAHCNGDKITVTLGAHIIREHRQQTISMRHRIPHPQYNNETCNNDIMLLQLSQSAVLNNWVQLIPLQKTNSRVMPGSMCSVAGWGWTGQNSNTDTFCEVDVEVMRDNMCELYPGYNPSRMPCVVNPTLGKLPNQGDSGGPLVCEGVTQGITLYVDGNFYHPSMFTRLSTFIPWIQNILQKEQ